From Rhizobium sp. NZLR1, a single genomic window includes:
- a CDS encoding adenylate/guanylate cyclase domain-containing protein: protein MSSFPNKAGTAAEADEGVWPIRRRRILDWLVNETRAERFIDNILVQMCGKLLAAGVPVARATLHFRVNHPQWIGARILWKEGLAEAKIDTFAYGVENTPEFLTSPINAIHQGTEEVRRQLESITDGDSFYQELHDDGLTEYIAWPLEHTFGKRHVVTFSTSRAGGFASKHVDFLRDLLPALTLVSEIRLKNIMARTLLQTYVGPHASEQILSGVTTRGSGATVGAAIMICDLRDFTAISDLWPRDDVIHLLNDYFDAISDPVERYGGEILKFMGDGLLAIFPLAKEAACLDLLQAIREGQAAMAELNEEHIRMGREPLRYGVGVHVGDVMYGNIGSRRRLDFTVIGPAVNIASRLESLTKEVKRPVLLSRAFIEMAGCAKDMDSLGTFPLRGLGEPVDVFAFPEG from the coding sequence ATGTCGTCTTTTCCAAACAAGGCCGGAACTGCCGCCGAAGCGGACGAAGGCGTCTGGCCGATCCGCAGGAGACGGATTCTCGACTGGCTGGTGAACGAGACGCGCGCGGAGCGCTTCATCGACAATATCCTGGTGCAGATGTGCGGGAAGCTGCTGGCGGCTGGGGTGCCGGTGGCGCGGGCGACGCTGCATTTCAGGGTGAACCACCCGCAATGGATCGGTGCCCGCATTCTCTGGAAGGAGGGACTGGCGGAGGCGAAGATCGATACATTCGCCTATGGCGTCGAAAACACGCCGGAGTTCCTGACGAGTCCCATCAACGCGATCCACCAGGGTACCGAGGAGGTTCGCAGGCAGCTGGAAAGCATAACCGACGGCGATTCATTCTATCAGGAACTGCATGACGATGGCCTTACCGAATATATCGCCTGGCCGCTCGAGCATACTTTCGGCAAACGGCACGTCGTGACGTTTTCCACCAGCCGGGCGGGCGGTTTTGCGAGTAAGCACGTCGATTTCCTGCGCGATCTCTTGCCGGCGCTGACGCTTGTCAGTGAAATCAGGCTGAAGAACATCATGGCGCGCACGCTGCTGCAGACCTATGTGGGGCCGCATGCGAGCGAGCAGATCCTGTCGGGCGTGACGACGCGCGGCAGTGGCGCCACCGTCGGCGCGGCGATCATGATCTGCGATCTGCGCGATTTTACGGCGATCTCCGATCTCTGGCCGCGTGATGACGTCATCCATCTGCTGAACGATTATTTCGATGCGATCTCGGACCCGGTCGAACGGTATGGCGGCGAGATTCTGAAGTTCATGGGAGACGGATTGCTGGCGATCTTCCCTCTCGCCAAGGAGGCGGCCTGCCTCGATCTGCTGCAGGCGATCCGCGAGGGGCAGGCGGCGATGGCTGAATTGAACGAGGAGCATATTCGCATGGGGCGCGAACCGCTGCGCTACGGTGTCGGCGTCCATGTCGGCGACGTCATGTATGGCAATATCGGCTCCCGCCGACGGCTGGATTTCACCGTTATCGGGCCGGCGGTCAATATTGCTTCGCGGCTGGAAAGCTTGACCAAGGAGGTCAAGCGCCCGGTGCTGCTGTCGCGGGCCTTCATCGAAATGGCGGGCTGCGCGAAAGATATGGACAGCCTCGGCACCTTCCCGCTACGCGGGCTCGGCGAGCCTGTCGATGTCTTCGCCTTTCCGGAGGGATAG